Proteins found in one Macadamia integrifolia cultivar HAES 741 unplaced genomic scaffold, SCU_Mint_v3 scaffold151, whole genome shotgun sequence genomic segment:
- the LOC122064040 gene encoding phospho-2-dehydro-3-deoxyheptonate aldolase 2, chloroplastic-like, with translation MALAGTNNLTGQKSYFHHNLRKLSPKPHILYAVHAAEPAKKSNGAAVEIKTGSSSSSKWTLDAWKSKKALQIPVYPNQEELDSVLKTLESFPPLVFAGEARKLEEKLAKAALGEAFLLQGGDCAESFKEFNAINIRDTFRVLLQMGVVLTYGAQIPVIKVGRMAGQFAKPRSDPFETKDGVKLPSYQGDNINSDVFDEKSRAPDPQRLIRAYTQSAATLNLLRAFATGGYAAMQRVKQWNLDFTENSEQGDRYKETAQRIDDSLGFMVASGLTMDHPLMTTTEFWTSHECLHLPYEQALTREDSTTGLYYDCSAHFLWVGERTRQLDGAHVEFLRGVANPLGIKVSDKMDPKELVKLCEILNPHNKSGRLTIIVRMGAENMRVKLPHLIRAVRQACLIVTWVSDPMHGNTIKAPCGLKTRSFDAIRSELRAFFDVHEQEGSRPGGVHLEMTGQNVTECIGGSRVVTYDDLSFRYHTHCDPRLNASQSLELAFAFSERLRKKRMMRSSQTFA, from the exons ATGGCGCTAGCGGGGACAAATAATCTGACCGGCCAGAAATCCTACTTCCATCACAACTTGAGAAAGCTCTCCCCTAAACCCCACATTCTCTACGCTGTTCACGCAGCCGAGCCAGCGAAGAAATCAAATGGAGCAGCCGTGGAGATCAAGACTGGGTCGTCTTCGTCGTCGAAATGGACTCTCGATGCATGGAAATCCAAGAAGGCGCTTCAAATTCCTGTTTACCCAAATCAGGAGGAGCTCGATTCTGTTCTGAAGACTCTCGAGAGCTTCCCTCCGTTGGTGTTTGCTGGAGAGGCGAGGAAGTTGGAGGAGAAGCTCGCGAAAGCGGCACTTGGGGAGGCGTTTCTGCTCCAGGGAGGTGATTGTGCTGAAAGTTTTAAGGAATTTAATGCTATTAACATTAGGGATACCTTCAGGGTTCTGTTGCAGATGGGTGTCGTCTTGACCTACGGTGCTCAGATTCCCGTCATCAAg GTAGGAAGGATGGCTGGCCAGTTTGCAAAACCTAGGTCAGATCCATTTGAGACCAAGGATGGGGTGAAGCTCCCCAGTTATCAGGGAGACAATATCAACAGTGATGTCTTTGATGAAAAATCTAGAGCTCCAGACCCCCAAAGACTGATTAGAGCCTACACGCAATCTGCTGCAACTTTAAACCTTCTCAGAGCATTTGCCACTGGTGGATATGCAGCAATGCAGAGAGTGAAACAGTGGAACCTCGATTTCACTGAGAACAGTGAGCAGGGAGACAG GTACAAGGAAACTGCTCAGAGAATAGATGACTCTCTTGGGTTCATGGTTGCTTCTGGACTCACCATGGATCATCCTTTAATGACAACCACTGAATTCTGGACATCCCATGAATGTCTTCATCTTCCCTATGAGCAAGCATTGACACGAGAGGATTCAACAACTGGTCTCTACTATGATTGCTCTGCTCATTTCCTTTGGGTAGGTGAGAGGACTAGACAGTTGGATGGGGCCCATGTTGAATTCCTCCGGGGTGTAGCCAATCCTCTTGGGATTAAG GTGAGTGACAAGATGGATCCAAAGGAGCTTGTGAAACTATGTGAAATTCTAAACCCTCATAACAAGTCTGGAAGACTGACAATAATTGTACGCATGGGTGCGGAGAACATGCGAGTAAAGCTCCCCCATCTGATCAGAGCTGTACGCCAAGCATGCCTTATTGTCACATGGGTGAGTGATCCTATGCACGGAAACACCATCAAGGCTCCATGTGGCCTCAAGACCCGCTCCTTTGATGCAATCAGG TCGGAGTTGAGAGCTTTCTTCGATGTACATGAACAAGAGGGGAGTCGTCCAGGTGGAGTTCATTTGGAGATGACAGGGCAGAATGTCACAGAGTGTATTGGAGGATCAAGGGTGGTGACATATGATGATTTGAGCTTCCGCTACCATACGCACTGTGATCCCAGGCTTAATGCTTCACAATCATTGGAGCTAGCTTTTGCCTTCTCAGAGAggttgaggaagaagaggatgatgagatCTAGTCAGACATTTGCTTAA
- the LOC122064007 gene encoding 40S ribosomal protein S21-like, translating to MQNEEGQNMGLYIPRKCFATNRLITSKDHDSVQINIGHVDENGLYTGHFTTSAIYGFVRAQGDADSALDRLWPKKKVEVHQ from the coding sequence ATGCAGAACGAAGAAGGGCAAAACATGGGTCTTTACATCCCCAGGAAATGTTTTGCCACAAATAGGCTGATCACTTCAAAAGACCATGACTCGGTCCAGATTAATATCGGGCATGTTGATGAGAATGGCCTATATACTGGCCATTTTACTACCTCTGCTATTTACGGTTTTGTCCGAGCTCAGGGAGATGCTGATAGTGCACttgatcggctatggccgaaGAAGAAGGTTGAAGTTCACCAATAG
- the LOC122064006 gene encoding uncharacterized protein LOC122064006, giving the protein MGRKPNDSESSRWAFLILLLMGLVSCSLVYMGLSSAFRPRNISSVSDYDLGSSFSEVGNSWEENLGSEEEECCRGIDHLELWGSAVKWGTDFKFNSSEECCRACKEMCNGPDGPCLCDTWVFCGNRESCGSKFGECWLKKQKDPLAPDRQEAGEKVMWTSGFIFGKGEGIVGFETEYGVLHIKLFTDCAPHSVLYILELLELRHCAGCHFYRAEGRGISWDSKGNHIKDAPLGPPYALIQGTLEAQGTPFKKIPTEACPTIRRGSIAWVGSGPDFFISLANHYEWRKAYTVFGSVLPEDMEIVEKIAQLATKSDVWSGVNVSVLEKPVSLGLRRIDTRNGGLNLDKNENSDSSGS; this is encoded by the exons ATGGGTCGAAAGCCAAACGATTCAGAATCCAGTCGCTGGGCTTTCTTGATCCTTCTTTTAATGGGTCTTGTCTCCTGCTCTTTGGTTTATATGGGTTTGTCTTCGGCGTTCAGACCGAGGAACATTTCATCTGTTTCGGACTACGATTTGGGTTCTTCGTTTTCTGAAGTTGGAAATAGTTGGGAGGAGAATTTGGGTTCGGAGGAGGAAGAGTGTTGTAGAGGGATAGATCATTTGGAGCTATGGGGCTCTGCTGTTAAATGGGGAACGGATTTCAAGTTTAATTCTTCTGAGGAGTGTTGTCGGGCATGCAAGGAGATGTGTAATGGCCCAGATGGCCCATGCTTGTGTGATACTTGGGTATTCTGTGGGAACAGAGAGTCTTGCGGTTCCAAGTTTGGTGAG TGCTGGTTGAAGAAACAGAAGGATCCTTTAGCCCCAGACCGACAAGAGGCAGGCGAAAAAGTTATGTGGACATCTGGCTTTATCTTTGGAAAAGGAGAG GGAATTGTTGGGTTTGAAACAGAGTATGGTGTTCTTCACATAAAA ctttTCACCGACTGTGCCCCACATTCAGTGCTGTACATACTAGAGTTGTTGGAATTGCGACATTGTGCGGGTTGCCATTTTTATCGTGCAGAAGGCCGTGGGATCTCTTGGGATTCAAAAGGAAACCACATAAAGGAT GCTCCTCTTGGCCCTCCTTATGCACTGATCCAGGGCACACTTGAAGCACAGGGAACCCCATTCAAGAAAATCCCAACAGAAGCTTGTCCAACAATAAGAAGAGGGTCAATTGCATGGGTTGGTTCTGGCCCAGACTTCTTTATTAGCTTAGCAAACCACTACGAGTGGAGAAAAGCATACACAGTGTTTGGTTCTGTTCTACCAGAAGATATGGAGATAGTGGAAAAAATTGCACAGCTTGCTACCAAATCAGATGTTTGGAGTGGTGTTAATGTTTCTGTCTTAGAGAAACCTGTTTCCTTGGGGTTGCGGAGAATCGATACAAGGAATGGAGGCCTTAACCTCGACAAAAATGAGAACTCAGATTCCAGTGGTTCTTGA